The genomic DNA GCCGAGGGGGATGCCCGTGAAGGGGTGCAGGCCGACATACGAATCGCAGCCGGTGCACATGAGAGCCCACGGCCATTCGCCGTACTCGCGGCCGTAGATGCAACTGTTCGAGTCGATGAAGACTGGCGAGCCGCAGTGAGGGCACTTCTCCGGCACCGGAAGCGGGTTCTTGACGCGCGCCACGGCGCGGCGCGAGGGTGCCCACGGCGATACCGGCTCGGTGCGGGGAGGCATGGATGCGCGGCGTTCGCGCTCTTTGCGGCTCACGCCCATGGCAGTTCCAGATCGCGCTGGGCGAAGTGCTGCGCAAACAGGCGCTCGGCTTGCTCGCCGTCGACGATCTGCACGTCGACGGCCTGCTTCGGGAACACCGGCAAGGCGTGCTCGGCGTCGAACATGAAGTGCGGGGCGTTCATGCGGACCTCGCCTTCAGCATCTCGTCTGCCATGCGGTAAGCCATCCGGGCGACGATGGCGAAGGGCGTGATCTTCTTTGTCGCTTGGTTGCCGACCTGCTCCATCGCTGTCTCGGAG from Variovorax sp. V93 includes the following:
- a CDS encoding zinc-finger-containing protein, yielding MGVSRKERERRASMPPRTEPVSPWAPSRRAVARVKNPLPVPEKCPHCGSPVFIDSNSCIYGREYGEWPWALMCTGCDSYVGLHPFTGIPLGTLATPEIRRARSAAKDAFNPLWQDGPMSRSEAYAWLARALGIADVEQCHIGWFDVAQCAAVVAAVKARTTCTV